The following nucleotide sequence is from Vicinamibacteria bacterium.
TGTCCCGTATGGCCCGTCGCACCCATGATCGCGATCATCGTGACCTCCTCTCAATGACTCATTATGGCTCGATGCTGTCAGTCAATCCTGCTCAGTGAAGTCGGCATGCGGGCACCTGGGCTCGTTCGAGCTAGTAGTCGAGCTGGTTAGACTCCGCAAGGATCAGTGACTCATCGGTCGCGCCGGTACGTGGCGCCTAGGAGCCGTCACGCCGAGCCGGCATCCACCCACGATTACCAGGCTCGCTCGTCCGCGGACGGTCCGTAGAGCGAAGGCACGGGTATATTCAGTAACCTCAAGTAGACGCTCAGCTGGCCCCGATGATGCGCCAGGTGAGTGAAGGTGTCGGCGATCACAACGTGCCGCGGGGCCTCCATGACCGGCTTCTCGGCCACGAGCAGCCGCCACGGTGTCTTCAAATGCTCGTCGTTGGTGCCCCCGAGAGCTCGCTGAGCCTTGGCGATTGCGTCATCGTGGGCCCGAAGGAGCTCCGCGACCGTCTCGGCCGATTGAGGCTGGTACGTGGATCCGCCGGGCGGCGCGAGGTCGAGCTCATTCTGCAGGATCTCCATGGCGATCCAGGAAGGCATCGTCGCCACCAGGTTCGACAGATAGCCGAAGGGCATCGATTTGTCGTGCGGCTTCCAATCTGGACGCCCCTCAGGGACGCGCTCCAGGACGCGTCGCGATACCGCGGCTTCGCGTTCCAGCAGGGCCTGAAAGAGCTCGTTCATTTTCATTGGGAAACCTCCTCGGAATGAGCGAGGGTAGCGCAGGAGACATGTCATCTCACTTCATAATTCTTGAAAAAGTTCCGCTTGGCCGGCCGCCGCCGCAGAATCCGGCACGAACGGGGACAGCAGTCCATCGTCTGAGTCGACGAATTTGGCCCTTGACACAAGATCCCGATTTATATAACCTATAAGTTATGCAACCGGTTGGTTATGAAGGGCCGGGCCGCCTCGACGCGACGTTTGCGGCGCTCGCCCACCCCGCACGGCGCGCCATCATCGCCCGGCTCGCTTCGGGCGAGGCATCGGTAATGGAGCTCGCCGAGCCGTTCGCGATGAGCCAGCCCGCGATCTCCAAACACCTCAAAGTCTTGGAGCGCGCCGGCCTGATCTCGC
It contains:
- a CDS encoding DinB family protein: MKMNELFQALLEREAAVSRRVLERVPEGRPDWKPHDKSMPFGYLSNLVATMPSWIAMEILQNELDLAPPGGSTYQPQSAETVAELLRAHDDAIAKAQRALGGTNDEHLKTPWRLLVAEKPVMEAPRHVVIADTFTHLAHHRGQLSVYLRLLNIPVPSLYGPSADERAW
- a CDS encoding metalloregulator ArsR/SmtB family transcription factor, which codes for MQPVGYEGPGRLDATFAALAHPARRAIIARLASGEASVMELAEPFAMSQPAISKHLKVLERAGLISRGRDAQRRPCRLEARPLAEATEWLAEYREFWETSFQRLDALLDEMKAKQRKRRRKERKGEP